A region from the Triticum urartu cultivar G1812 chromosome 1, Tu2.1, whole genome shotgun sequence genome encodes:
- the LOC125540028 gene encoding signal recognition particle 14 kDa protein-like, whose protein sequence is MIRTENSENFKDKINEVTGVMAAMYGGDPSRRIPQAICICPTREIAQQVLMQADMFLTKLTSMCKRSTEKGSMWVTMKRLSMKCQARLKKMASKGEPVEYRCLVCATDGKRNISTSVKCKSKFEAVKHINKD, encoded by the exons ATGATAAGAACTGAGAACTCAGAGAACTTCAAGGACAAGATCAACGAGGTGACCGGTGTTATGGCGGCTATGTACGGTGGTGACCCCAGCCGCAGGATTCCCCAGGCCATCTGCATCTGCCCTACCAGGGAGATTGCGCAGCAG GTGTTGATGCAGGCAGATATGTTCCTGACCAAGCTGACCAGCATGTGCAAGAGGAGCACGGAGAAGGGCTCTATGTGGGTCACCATGAAGCGAT TGTCGATGAAGTGTCAGGCTAGGTTGAAGAAGATGGCGAGTAAGGGGGAGCCTGTTGAGTACCGGTGCCTGGTCTGCGCCACCGATGGCAAGAGGAACATCTCCACCTCG GTGAAGTGCAAATCCAAGTTTGAAGCTGTGAAGC